A DNA window from Paenibacillus sp. HWE-109 contains the following coding sequences:
- a CDS encoding glycosyl hydrolase, with the protein MNRKKPTDYELLKEKFRTPPMEHRSVPFWSWNGLLDQNELDAQIEGFKKQGMGGFMIHVREGLETPYLGDEFIERIKETVATAKKEGVSAWLYDEDRYSSGMGGGRVPRLGGDAVRAKALSLSICRNYEEDDTIQAVYQASILGNELHSCKSIHDWKNPIHLQAGEEVYLVMRRHIASPNEWCHGDTYPDNMNPQSAQLFIETTYECYKEAVGEEFGRTVPGIFTDEPSIRGFQEQLNEPELTWISWSDLLPQAFSDRNGYEIWDTLPYFFFLGPFSSKIRHDYWKIVTEMFCDAYTKQIGNWCGVNGISFAGHFCEEGDIVGAVRHCGAVMPHYRYMDIPGIDTLCEQTDESLTIKQVSSVANQYGKKKVITETYGVTGWGLTFESRKWIGDWQFALGVNFLTHHLALYSLRGCRKRDYPPSFNYHVNWWEHNRVMEDYFARLGGVLSEGTVVRDILVIHPATSVWTKLGQDVCSTEWLNHAGNTEELKEYNRAFNELIQQLLSEHYDFDLGDELILEEIGRVHQDTLLVGQASYQVVVLPGLHNLLRTTYELLITYLDAGGSVLSCGEVPMCIDGEQTHELQSLLGHPRFHRLQTQHELLKELASYAGRTLRLIDHNGQEAVQLMCMRRELSDCTVLFVVNNDRESGCEVEVRIKGSGRLEEWNPLTGESWEKPVQSHNGDIIFQEHFGQADSKLYILSHSGETTLPAEQKWGNSQPLTSLGPVTRFTKTAPNAVVLDSCQYRIIDEPWSEMMSVWQAQQLVRERLQMRQVFANGNLQRHFWIHDSHMNNGTPMTIRFVFHVKDIPVTDTFIVFEQAHRFQFRCNGQFISDKPDGWYLDRSMSKLKLPLLLQGENRLEISCEYTHDMEIEDAFLIGDFALDSNWSLVKEPTSLQFGDWCLQGYPHYCGSMVYHFEFNVNLEEGNRIVLELGPYEAVTLSMTINGQHEQPIPWRPARGVELTGLLTNGINSLDIEVVGSPRNLLGPLHEASPNPTWVDWWSFHPAGQAYSPEYVLRPYGLMGQIHIYQIAPKANT; encoded by the coding sequence ATGAACAGGAAAAAACCAACCGATTACGAGCTTCTAAAAGAAAAATTTAGGACGCCTCCGATGGAACATCGCTCCGTACCGTTCTGGTCATGGAATGGTTTGCTGGACCAGAATGAATTGGACGCACAAATTGAAGGATTCAAGAAACAGGGAATGGGCGGCTTTATGATCCATGTAAGGGAAGGTCTGGAAACGCCGTACTTAGGTGATGAATTTATAGAACGTATTAAAGAAACAGTTGCCACAGCGAAGAAGGAAGGCGTTTCTGCGTGGTTATATGATGAAGACCGCTATTCATCAGGAATGGGCGGAGGCAGGGTCCCCCGGTTAGGCGGCGACGCTGTGCGGGCTAAAGCATTATCATTATCGATTTGCCGCAATTATGAAGAAGACGATACGATCCAGGCGGTCTATCAGGCGAGTATTCTCGGCAACGAGCTGCATAGCTGCAAAAGCATACACGATTGGAAAAATCCGATTCATTTGCAAGCGGGAGAAGAAGTCTATTTGGTTATGCGCCGTCATATCGCATCGCCGAATGAGTGGTGTCACGGTGATACCTATCCAGACAACATGAATCCCCAGTCGGCCCAATTATTTATCGAGACGACATATGAATGCTATAAGGAAGCGGTGGGAGAGGAGTTTGGGCGCACGGTTCCAGGGATTTTTACGGATGAACCATCGATTCGGGGATTTCAGGAGCAGCTTAATGAGCCGGAGTTGACTTGGATATCCTGGTCGGATCTCTTACCCCAAGCTTTCTCAGATAGGAACGGTTATGAGATTTGGGATACACTCCCTTACTTTTTTTTCCTGGGCCCGTTCTCCTCGAAGATTCGCCATGACTACTGGAAGATCGTCACCGAAATGTTCTGTGATGCCTACACGAAGCAGATCGGCAACTGGTGTGGAGTAAATGGTATCTCCTTTGCCGGGCATTTCTGTGAGGAAGGAGATATCGTCGGCGCGGTCCGACACTGCGGAGCTGTCATGCCTCATTATCGGTATATGGATATCCCCGGAATCGATACGTTGTGCGAGCAAACGGATGAGAGCCTGACGATTAAGCAGGTGTCCAGCGTAGCGAATCAATATGGAAAGAAAAAGGTCATTACGGAAACCTATGGTGTCACAGGATGGGGCCTGACGTTCGAAAGCCGCAAATGGATTGGGGACTGGCAGTTTGCGCTTGGCGTTAACTTTTTGACCCATCATCTTGCCCTGTATTCTCTTCGTGGATGCCGCAAGCGCGATTATCCGCCTTCCTTCAATTATCATGTGAACTGGTGGGAGCATAATCGTGTCATGGAAGACTATTTCGCACGGCTAGGAGGAGTGCTTAGTGAAGGCACCGTAGTCAGGGATATATTGGTGATTCATCCAGCGACCTCGGTTTGGACGAAACTCGGACAGGATGTTTGCTCAACCGAATGGCTCAATCATGCCGGAAATACGGAAGAGCTGAAGGAATACAACAGAGCATTCAACGAACTCATCCAACAACTCCTTAGCGAACACTATGATTTTGATCTGGGAGACGAATTGATTCTGGAGGAGATAGGTCGCGTACATCAAGATACGCTGCTCGTTGGACAAGCAAGTTACCAAGTTGTCGTACTGCCCGGACTCCATAACTTGCTCAGAACAACGTACGAACTGCTGATCACTTACCTGGATGCTGGAGGAAGCGTACTATCTTGCGGAGAAGTTCCAATGTGCATAGATGGAGAACAAACACACGAATTGCAATCCTTGCTGGGTCACCCACGATTTCATCGGCTTCAGACCCAACATGAGCTTTTGAAAGAACTTGCATCTTATGCAGGCCGTACGCTTCGTTTAATAGACCACAACGGACAAGAGGCCGTCCAACTAATGTGCATGCGTCGAGAGCTGTCGGACTGCACGGTTTTATTTGTTGTCAATAATGACCGAGAATCCGGATGTGAGGTAGAAGTTCGAATCAAAGGAAGTGGACGGCTAGAAGAATGGAACCCGCTTACAGGTGAAAGTTGGGAGAAGCCTGTCCAGTCTCACAATGGGGATATCATTTTCCAAGAGCATTTCGGTCAAGCAGATTCCAAATTGTATATCTTATCCCATTCAGGAGAGACAACGTTGCCCGCAGAACAGAAATGGGGTAATTCACAACCATTGACCAGCCTTGGCCCAGTTACCCGGTTCACCAAGACAGCTCCTAACGCCGTTGTCCTTGACTCCTGCCAATACCGGATCATAGATGAACCATGGTCTGAGATGATGAGTGTTTGGCAAGCTCAACAACTCGTTCGCGAGAGACTGCAGATGAGACAAGTTTTTGCTAATGGCAATCTTCAGAGACATTTTTGGATCCACGATTCTCATATGAATAATGGCACGCCAATGACGATTAGGTTCGTTTTCCATGTGAAGGATATCCCGGTAACCGATACGTTTATTGTCTTCGAGCAAGCGCATCGCTTTCAATTTCGATGCAACGGACAATTCATTTCAGATAAACCAGACGGCTGGTATTTGGATCGCAGTATGTCAAAACTTAAGCTTCCGTTACTGCTTCAAGGAGAGAACAGGCTCGAGATCAGTTGTGAATATACACATGATATGGAGATCGAGGATGCATTTCTAATCGGCGACTTCGCTCTTGACAGCAATTGGAGTCTGGTTAAGGAACCAACGAGTCTGCAATTTGGAGATTGGTGCTTGCAAGGTTATCCCCACTATTGCGGAAGTATGGTCTACCACTTCGAGTTTAATGTGAATCTTGAGGAAGGCAATCGGATCGTGTTGGAACTTGGTCCTTATGAGGCAGTCACATTATCTATGACAATAAACGGACAGCATGAGCAGCCAATCCCATGGCGTCCTGCGAGGGGAGTAGAACTGACTGGATTACTTACAAATGGAATCAACTCCCTTGATATCGAGGTTGTTGGCAGTCCGCGAAATCTTCTTGGTCCCTTGCATGAGGCCAGTCCAAATCCAACTTGGGTTGATTGGTGGTCTTTTCATCCTGCTGGACAGGCGTATTCACCCGAATATGTCCTTCGTCCATATGGTTTGATGGGGCAAATTCATATTTACCAGATCGCTCCCAAAGCAAATACTTAG
- a CDS encoding helix-turn-helix domain-containing protein, whose product MRKLQPFFYIKNRSTSLFLRLLSGFLCITLLLSTLTLYSFTVSKQNVRKEIVKYNTLMLHNTMESYEKHFDMIKRQMLLYFISEKVQKFHSNPKYIDFPGIQQDINSWVSNNQLFINNIVLYSKRNEMILEKGTSTKVDTMFQVFYENEAYLPDFWRGQFNQDYNIRIFPSSIFHNQMYRDQTGDEELIPVIFKTSGNSDFMMIVFLDASKMYEAFHRTINEDFMIHNGQGLALFRSKGQDPPIDLEDLGKHSTTEYQRETAYYFQSTGAESGFTYVQRVPIERIASQTRLNITLIIAIAISIAASIVISWLFAAGINNPLQKVIATIRGENDGSVFRSSIREFNIIRHQIQDKNKLHKQLSFLHQLRAIQGQDATPISFVNKSFMVVLFHAMIRGEGEKEHASFQTWLSYMNVYMEDRISKAFPGSLTFQIEHNQILSLVFSDRREELASQLARMEALFEQDRAFGTITMGVSSVHSHSEEIAVAYREVQILIRERRMVDKTQIITERREQADLIAFASDQWKEFQVNLREGNELQLTNLVERTFIRWLGKEPSAATMVEFGGSLVGKIKSEASPLDISLGRLQSIFQHAESQMQACITMEELEQLLLNWVTQAAEAFREKKQLRDPITSFVVDYVTDHLEEEIYLDLLAERLNLSGSYLSYYFKEKTGMNIVDFINEKRIMQATTLLTDNKLKIHDVAAAVGYRNITSFNRMFKKYVGLTPSEFRKKPEFDT is encoded by the coding sequence ATGAGAAAACTTCAACCATTCTTTTATATCAAGAATAGATCTACATCCTTGTTTCTTAGACTTCTCTCAGGCTTTCTGTGCATTACTTTGCTTTTGAGTACCCTTACGTTATATTCTTTTACTGTTTCCAAACAAAATGTCCGGAAGGAAATCGTTAAGTATAATACCCTTATGCTGCATAATACGATGGAAAGCTACGAGAAGCATTTTGACATGATCAAAAGGCAAATGCTGCTTTATTTCATCAGTGAGAAAGTGCAAAAGTTTCACTCGAATCCGAAATACATTGATTTCCCCGGCATACAACAGGATATAAATTCATGGGTCTCCAATAATCAGTTGTTTATCAACAATATTGTTCTTTACTCGAAGCGCAATGAGATGATCTTGGAAAAGGGAACGAGTACAAAAGTAGATACGATGTTCCAGGTTTTCTATGAGAACGAAGCGTATTTGCCTGACTTCTGGCGCGGGCAGTTTAACCAGGATTATAATATTCGCATCTTTCCTTCCTCCATTTTTCATAACCAGATGTATCGGGATCAGACAGGGGACGAAGAGCTGATTCCCGTCATTTTCAAAACGTCAGGCAATAGCGATTTCATGATGATCGTATTCCTTGATGCAAGCAAGATGTATGAAGCTTTTCATCGTACGATCAACGAAGATTTTATGATTCATAACGGACAGGGTCTAGCCCTTTTCCGAAGTAAGGGTCAGGATCCGCCCATTGATTTAGAAGATCTGGGCAAGCACAGTACCACAGAATACCAGAGGGAAACCGCATATTATTTTCAGTCTACGGGAGCGGAAAGCGGTTTCACGTATGTCCAGCGGGTCCCGATTGAAAGAATCGCCTCCCAAACCCGTTTGAACATTACCTTAATTATCGCCATCGCGATCTCAATCGCGGCAAGTATCGTCATTTCCTGGTTGTTCGCTGCTGGCATTAACAATCCGCTTCAGAAGGTAATCGCAACGATTCGAGGGGAGAATGACGGAAGCGTCTTTCGTTCCTCCATTCGAGAATTTAATATTATCCGCCATCAAATACAGGACAAGAACAAGTTGCATAAGCAGTTATCCTTTCTCCACCAGCTAAGAGCGATACAAGGTCAGGATGCAACCCCCATCTCATTTGTAAACAAATCATTTATGGTTGTTTTGTTCCACGCGATGATCAGAGGAGAGGGAGAGAAGGAGCACGCTTCTTTTCAAACTTGGCTTAGCTACATGAATGTGTACATGGAAGATAGAATTAGTAAGGCATTTCCGGGTTCCTTAACTTTTCAAATTGAGCATAATCAGATCCTCAGTCTTGTTTTTTCGGACCGAAGGGAGGAATTAGCGAGTCAACTTGCCCGAATGGAAGCTTTATTCGAGCAGGATAGAGCATTCGGCACGATTACGATGGGGGTCTCCTCCGTGCATAGTCATTCCGAAGAGATTGCTGTTGCTTACCGAGAAGTTCAGATCTTGATTCGGGAACGCAGAATGGTTGACAAAACACAGATCATAACGGAACGAAGGGAGCAGGCAGATTTAATCGCCTTCGCGTCGGATCAATGGAAGGAGTTTCAGGTAAACCTGCGCGAAGGAAATGAATTACAATTGACGAACTTAGTGGAACGAACGTTTATCAGATGGCTAGGGAAGGAACCGTCCGCTGCCACGATGGTTGAATTCGGAGGAAGCTTGGTTGGCAAAATAAAAAGCGAGGCATCCCCGCTGGATATTTCTCTAGGCCGGCTGCAGTCTATCTTCCAACATGCCGAAAGCCAAATGCAGGCTTGCATTACGATGGAAGAACTGGAGCAGTTGCTTCTCAATTGGGTTACACAGGCTGCGGAGGCATTTCGCGAGAAGAAACAGCTGCGTGATCCAATCACGTCGTTCGTTGTCGATTATGTAACCGATCATCTTGAGGAAGAGATCTATCTGGACCTCCTTGCGGAACGTCTGAATTTGAGTGGAAGCTATTTGTCCTACTACTTCAAAGAGAAGACGGGGATGAATATCGTAGACTTTATTAATGAAAAAAGAATTATGCAGGCAACTACACTGCTCACCGACAACAAATTGAAAATCCACGACGTTGCAGCAGCGGTAGGGTACCGGAATATTACATCATTTAATCGTATGTTTAAGAAGTATGTCGGGCTTACACCTAGCGAATTTCGCAAGAAACCCGAATTTGATACATAA
- a CDS encoding extracellular solute-binding protein yields the protein MIRVSKRSYLVSMIVLASAVFAGCSSSTDHSAEPNRAGTVSPTNNAVSSSSVYTPATIRVFTEYNTAWPPKKDWGVWKWVKEETNITVNQKTATSPESLSLEVASGNMPDVMSVFPGDVQKFGAQGAFLDLSKYMDKMPNVKAYLDVKPDIRARVTQPDGKIYNIINDGAGTGNQLVWFYRDDVFQKNNLKAPSTWDELYLTAKKLKELYPESYPLVFRHGINTLFAFAPTFGVYPEFHKDPVTGKMKYGVNDPNFKKMIEYLNKFYTEGLFPPDWLSMDYKAWSQFMATNKSFITVQYIGQIEIMNNQMKEGHLKFMAPPLGAGSKAFLPKGNYEDYGFAVASKTTNLEASLRYLNFIYSQKGRDVLSWGKEGETYTVENGKRKFKPIFKEANDLRKEAGIQTAGTYGWFDFDAWLSLVKDSEQEAYVEAQKYQFPVNNILPILTKEEIDAIVTQADQLNKYYTTSVSKFIMGEMPLALWDTFISSLNQYGLAKLLETYQTALERQKAGK from the coding sequence ATGATACGAGTATCAAAGAGAAGTTATTTGGTTTCGATGATCGTTTTGGCATCCGCAGTGTTTGCCGGCTGCAGCAGCTCCACCGATCATTCAGCGGAACCTAATCGTGCAGGAACGGTGAGTCCGACCAACAATGCCGTATCGAGCTCATCTGTTTATACTCCCGCTACGATTCGTGTGTTTACCGAGTACAATACCGCTTGGCCACCGAAAAAGGATTGGGGTGTATGGAAGTGGGTGAAAGAAGAGACGAACATTACGGTCAATCAGAAAACGGCGACCTCACCAGAGTCGCTCTCGCTGGAAGTCGCCTCCGGCAACATGCCGGATGTCATGTCCGTTTTCCCAGGTGATGTGCAGAAATTCGGCGCACAGGGAGCTTTCCTCGATTTGTCCAAATATATGGACAAAATGCCCAATGTGAAAGCTTATCTGGATGTTAAGCCGGATATTCGTGCCAGAGTTACACAGCCCGATGGAAAGATCTACAACATCATTAACGATGGAGCGGGTACAGGCAACCAGTTAGTCTGGTTCTATCGCGACGATGTTTTCCAGAAAAACAACTTGAAGGCGCCGTCGACCTGGGATGAGCTTTATCTTACAGCAAAGAAGTTGAAAGAGCTTTACCCGGAAAGTTATCCTCTTGTATTCCGCCATGGCATTAATACTCTGTTTGCATTCGCTCCTACGTTCGGGGTATATCCGGAATTCCATAAAGATCCGGTTACCGGCAAGATGAAATACGGTGTGAACGATCCTAATTTCAAGAAGATGATCGAGTATCTGAATAAGTTCTATACAGAGGGCTTGTTCCCTCCCGATTGGCTCTCCATGGATTATAAAGCTTGGTCCCAATTCATGGCGACGAACAAATCATTTATCACCGTGCAATACATTGGACAAATTGAAATCATGAACAATCAGATGAAGGAAGGACATTTGAAATTTATGGCGCCTCCGCTAGGAGCAGGGAGCAAAGCGTTTCTGCCAAAAGGCAATTATGAAGATTACGGCTTTGCTGTTGCCTCCAAGACGACAAACCTGGAAGCATCGCTGCGTTACCTGAATTTCATCTATTCGCAGAAAGGCCGCGATGTGCTCAGTTGGGGGAAAGAAGGAGAGACGTACACCGTCGAGAACGGCAAGCGCAAATTTAAACCGATCTTTAAGGAAGCGAATGATTTGCGCAAAGAAGCTGGCATTCAAACGGCTGGAACGTATGGATGGTTCGACTTTGATGCCTGGCTCTCCCTTGTAAAAGATAGCGAACAAGAGGCTTATGTTGAAGCGCAGAAATACCAATTCCCAGTCAACAACATTTTACCTATTTTGACGAAAGAAGAGATCGACGCCATCGTCACACAAGCTGATCAACTCAATAAATATTACACGACTTCCGTTAGCAAGTTCATCATGGGCGAAATGCCGTTAGCGCTGTGGGATACATTCATTTCCTCCTTGAATCAGTATGGACTTGCTAAGCTGCTCGAAACGTACCAAACCGCTCTAGAACGACAGAAAGCGGGCAAATAA